One [Clostridium] saccharolyticum WM1 DNA segment encodes these proteins:
- a CDS encoding MarR family winged helix-turn-helix transcriptional regulator — protein sequence MEKRLNYHNITRSQWIALYYIKNNNMITQKQLSDKMSLKEPSVVRLVDKMEILGWVNRVNNESDKRTKLLTLTSNGQKIETEMQAIAEKFKSDVLNGLSQQDLDNFKSTLSKMLENIDSAS from the coding sequence TTGGAAAAACGATTGAACTATCATAATATTACAAGATCCCAATGGATTGCATTATATTATATAAAGAACAACAACATGATTACCCAAAAACAATTATCGGATAAGATGTCGTTAAAGGAGCCAAGTGTCGTCCGATTGGTTGATAAGATGGAAATCTTAGGCTGGGTAAACCGGGTAAATAACGAAAGCGACAAAAGAACAAAATTACTGACGCTTACCAGTAACGGGCAAAAAATTGAAACTGAAATGCAGGCAATCGCTGAGAAATTTAAGTCAGACGTACTTAACGGACTTTCCCAGCAGGATCTGGATAACTTCAAGTCAACCTTAAGCAAAATGCTTGAAAATATTGATTCTGCTTCGTGA
- a CDS encoding AraC family transcriptional regulator → MAYNYYNIPFISINTMTNEKIKEKHQPRLSEQLGADNVALLTPFRKGHFQINGVEHYHPAFLVSEAAKQNLIYPQGFLIMDARKGYYTDRSYLDSFELRYTLEGEGFLEYNGRKYTLRPGEGYWIDCKKPHYYGTTDTKWTSTIFHINGSYAQCIYDQFALNNHVKFSKQNCPNFEMLQMQVLKAASKHIPFWEYQISCYLNILLTELLTSQTNESHAATKTDTIANIIAYVRDNYADDITIEHLMHQFGISRTLLCKNFKTYTGFSIKQYIITLRINHAKFLLTTTNYSVEHIGECVGFHNTTHFIQHFHTQIGLTPLQFQKSSLKELL, encoded by the coding sequence ATGGCGTACAACTATTACAATATTCCGTTCATCAGTATCAACACCATGACAAATGAAAAAATAAAAGAGAAACACCAGCCGCGTTTATCTGAGCAGTTAGGTGCAGATAACGTTGCGCTCTTAACCCCCTTTCGAAAGGGACATTTTCAAATCAATGGCGTTGAACATTACCATCCTGCCTTCCTGGTATCGGAAGCTGCAAAACAAAATCTGATATATCCACAAGGATTTTTAATTATGGATGCCAGAAAAGGTTACTACACCGATCGATCCTATTTAGATTCCTTTGAGCTGAGATATACGCTGGAAGGAGAAGGTTTTTTAGAATATAACGGACGTAAATATACTTTACGTCCAGGGGAAGGTTATTGGATTGATTGCAAAAAGCCGCACTATTACGGAACAACGGATACAAAATGGACAAGCACAATCTTTCATATCAATGGAAGCTATGCCCAATGTATTTATGATCAATTTGCTTTAAATAATCATGTTAAATTTTCCAAACAAAATTGTCCGAATTTTGAAATGCTGCAAATGCAGGTATTAAAAGCCGCATCCAAGCATATTCCATTTTGGGAATATCAGATTTCCTGTTACCTGAATATCTTACTAACGGAATTGCTGACTTCCCAGACAAATGAATCACATGCAGCTACCAAAACAGATACAATAGCAAACATTATTGCTTATGTAAGAGATAATTACGCCGATGATATTACCATTGAACATCTAATGCATCAATTTGGAATCAGCAGAACCCTTCTCTGCAAAAATTTCAAAACATATACTGGATTCAGCATCAAACAATATATCATTACGCTTCGTATTAATCATGCCAAATTTTTACTAACCACCACAAATTATAGTGTAGAGCATATCGGTGAATGTGTCGGCTTTCATAATACAACGCATTTTATTCAGCACTTCCATACGCAAATTGGATTAACACCATTGCAATTTCAAAAAAGCAGCTTAAAGGAGCTTCTTTGA
- a CDS encoding MFS transporter, with translation MNHRKIGTLDYLAYALSAVVYILPQYLLSSFLSAYYTDVALVSAGTIGMVVLAMRFTDGISDLLMGRVIDKTNTRFGKARPWLLVGTIGLTISLISIFNVPGTMSNGVKIVWLAVTYFFIMTIFGTVQGVASNTMIVYLTKDSGERNKFGASNMAGVYIGGLAATAVASVLLSKLGYTQSGYSKTMFMYSAIVLVAGTLSFLRLREFQENTDKIEQPKVPLKAVLYAIRHNSYYINAVIAGLLINLINGITTGMGVYFCRDLFGNPELYAMVTIALLAPTLLGLPMAVAVAKKAGHQKTLVYGRIGYMIGVAIQASGLINSNIPVYFAGVVFAGLCGSTFAACFTARLANICDYGEYQFKINASGTLMSATSFCNKIGLGLGATVTGLILELAHYDGSLVSAGMAQSAYTIGFERYAVAFIPLVLNLIVVICLSFTNVDPKLEQMKAELLKKGEK, from the coding sequence ATGAACCACAGGAAAATCGGGACACTGGACTATTTAGCATATGCCTTGTCAGCGGTGGTATATATATTGCCACAATATTTATTAAGTTCGTTTTTGTCCGCATATTATACGGATGTCGCATTGGTCTCAGCTGGAACAATCGGTATGGTAGTACTAGCCATGCGATTCACTGATGGAATCAGTGATCTATTGATGGGAAGAGTCATTGATAAAACAAATACCAGATTTGGAAAGGCAAGACCATGGCTGCTTGTAGGAACCATCGGATTAACCATTTCGTTGATTTCTATTTTTAATGTACCTGGAACTATGAGCAATGGAGTCAAGATTGTATGGCTTGCTGTTACATACTTTTTCATTATGACGATTTTTGGTACGGTACAGGGGGTTGCTTCAAATACCATGATTGTTTATCTTACCAAGGATTCCGGAGAGCGCAATAAGTTTGGAGCTTCCAATATGGCAGGGGTGTATATTGGTGGGTTAGCAGCTACTGCGGTGGCATCTGTGCTGCTGAGCAAACTTGGATATACCCAGAGCGGATATAGTAAGACTATGTTTATGTATTCTGCAATTGTTTTGGTAGCTGGTACTTTATCGTTTTTACGTTTGAGAGAATTTCAAGAAAACACGGACAAGATAGAGCAGCCTAAGGTTCCGTTAAAAGCAGTCTTATATGCAATAAGACATAATTCTTATTATATTAATGCTGTAATTGCAGGCTTGCTGATCAATCTGATCAACGGAATTACCACTGGTATGGGTGTATATTTCTGCAGAGACTTATTTGGGAATCCAGAGTTATACGCTATGGTCACCATTGCCTTACTGGCACCTACCCTTCTTGGACTGCCCATGGCTGTAGCGGTTGCAAAGAAAGCAGGTCATCAAAAAACACTGGTTTATGGAAGAATCGGCTATATGATCGGCGTTGCAATACAGGCATCTGGCCTGATTAACAGTAACATACCAGTATATTTTGCGGGAGTTGTATTTGCCGGATTATGCGGATCTACTTTTGCAGCCTGCTTTACAGCAAGGCTTGCTAATATCTGTGATTATGGCGAGTATCAATTCAAGATAAATGCATCAGGTACCTTAATGAGTGCAACAAGCTTCTGTAATAAGATTGGCTTAGGCTTAGGCGCTACTGTAACTGGATTAATCCTGGAATTGGCTCATTATGATGGAAGTCTGGTTTCAGCAGGAATGGCACAGTCAGCCTATACCATTGGTTTTGAACGATATGCGGTGGCATTTATTCCGTTGGTGCTTAATCTGATTGTAGTCATTTGCCTTTCCTTTACCAATGTAGATCCAAAACTGGAACAGATGAAAGCAGAGCTTCTAAAAAAAGGTGAAAAGTAG
- a CDS encoding VOC family protein — protein sequence MKQEVTLGNIMVDCDDEQKLQTFYGELLGWEMCELFARPAVKSSNGIVFLFIEEPDYIRPVWPEKDGEQQKQMHFDFQVDDVLLMAKKAESLGAIKANDQFGGDDFITMIDPAGHPFCLCRE from the coding sequence ATGAAGCAAGAGGTAACATTGGGAAACATTATGGTTGATTGCGATGATGAACAGAAACTGCAAACATTTTATGGTGAATTATTAGGTTGGGAAATGTGTGAACTATTTGCCAGACCAGCAGTTAAAAGTTCTAATGGAATTGTATTTCTATTTATTGAAGAACCTGATTATATACGTCCTGTATGGCCGGAAAAGGATGGGGAACAGCAAAAACAGATGCATTTTGATTTTCAAGTTGATGATGTTTTATTGATGGCAAAAAAGGCGGAAAGTCTAGGTGCCATAAAAGCAAATGATCAATTTGGTGGAGATGATTTTATCACAATGATTGATCCGGCAGGTCATCCATTTTGCTTGTGTCGTGAATGA
- a CDS encoding recombinase family protein, with amino-acid sequence MSLDRFGRNYSEIKEEWDCITNKIKADIKVLDIPLLNTTMGISQGNAPLLEKSFIRDLVSQILCYVSEKERENIKRRQMHANH; translated from the coding sequence TTGAGCTTAGATCGATTTGGAAGAAACTATTCAGAGATTAAAGAGGAATGGGATTGCATCACAAATAAGATTAAGGCAGATATAAAAGTGCTGGATATACCATTGTTAAATACGACTATGGGAATTTCACAAGGTAATGCTCCTTTATTGGAAAAGAGTTTTATTAGAGATTTAGTCTCTCAAATATTATGTTATGTTTCAGAAAAAGAGCGTGAAAATATTAAAAGGAGGCAAATGCATGCAAATCACTAG
- a CDS encoding lipoate--protein ligase has protein sequence MKKIIISKEFDPYFNIAAEHQLFLSSDDDIHLFLWQNDASVIIGRNQNPYAECNLSYLKEHNIKAVRRFSGGGAVYHDMGNVNFTFITKEASAGHVRFVELIQSAMLKLGIDCEFSGRNDLLYKNQKFSGHAYYTDNDNYMYHGTILVHVDFDQLEKALTPSILKLKSKGIESVKSRVINLSDINKEITTEKVIEALIKTFDCKDTEYISKANFDAPLESLLSSYDWLYGQSPDFDVVLERKYSFGNVSVSIQSSDGFIQTAKISTDSLQLFDFKIWENHLIGIPFNETAIWECLDQHFLNH, from the coding sequence ATGAAAAAAATAATAATTTCAAAAGAATTTGATCCGTATTTTAATATCGCTGCCGAACACCAGTTATTTCTTTCCTCCGATGATGATATTCACTTGTTTTTATGGCAAAATGATGCTTCTGTTATTATAGGAAGAAACCAGAATCCATACGCCGAATGTAATCTTTCCTACCTTAAAGAACATAATATTAAGGCGGTACGCAGATTTTCCGGCGGCGGTGCCGTATATCATGATATGGGAAATGTTAATTTTACCTTTATTACCAAAGAGGCCTCAGCAGGTCATGTCCGGTTTGTCGAGCTTATACAATCCGCCATGTTGAAACTGGGGATTGATTGCGAATTTAGCGGGAGAAATGATTTACTGTATAAAAACCAAAAATTTTCCGGACATGCTTACTATACGGACAACGATAATTACATGTATCACGGCACAATTTTAGTCCATGTGGATTTTGACCAGCTGGAAAAAGCACTTACTCCATCTATATTAAAGTTAAAGTCCAAAGGGATTGAATCCGTTAAAAGCAGGGTGATCAATTTATCAGATATTAATAAAGAAATCACTACAGAAAAGGTAATAGAGGCATTGATTAAGACCTTTGACTGCAAAGATACAGAGTATATCAGCAAAGCTAATTTTGATGCACCCTTAGAATCACTCCTCTCCTCATATGACTGGCTGTATGGTCAATCTCCGGATTTTGATGTTGTATTGGAGCGTAAATATTCCTTTGGAAATGTATCCGTTTCGATTCAATCATCGGATGGATTCATACAAACTGCCAAAATCAGCACCGACAGTCTGCAGCTTTTTGATTTTAAGATATGGGAAAATCATCTAATAGGTATCCCTTTTAATGAAACAGCAATATGGGAATGTCTGGACCAGCACTTTTTAAACCATTGA
- a CDS encoding OsmC family protein: MLTTFKATAKKLPNGLQVETNSRGFKILLDEPEDLGGTNAAMNPVEALLCALGACQSIVASAFAAAHDVSFEEFHVELEGDLDPDGFLGLADVRNGFQEIRFVMHFKTNEPKEKIEKFAKFIEQTCPVGDCLSNGVKLVLSGVAID; encoded by the coding sequence ATGCTGACTACATTCAAAGCTACTGCAAAAAAATTACCCAACGGTTTACAGGTTGAAACCAATTCAAGAGGTTTTAAAATACTACTTGATGAGCCTGAAGATCTGGGAGGAACAAATGCTGCTATGAACCCTGTGGAAGCACTTTTATGCGCACTGGGGGCATGTCAGTCAATTGTAGCTAGTGCATTTGCTGCTGCCCATGATGTTTCATTTGAAGAATTCCATGTTGAACTAGAAGGAGACTTAGATCCGGATGGCTTCCTGGGACTAGCCGATGTAAGAAACGGTTTTCAGGAAATTCGCTTTGTAATGCATTTTAAAACCAACGAACCCAAAGAAAAGATTGAAAAATTTGCCAAATTTATTGAGCAGACCTGCCCTGTAGGTGATTGTTTATCAAATGGCGTGAAATTAGTATTATCAGGGGTTGCCATCGACTAA
- a CDS encoding (2Fe-2S)-binding protein — protein MDNQEIIDQLTKVCICKGVSRQTIKKAISEGADTVEKVWSKTNTGNGSCKGKRCGEKIQQILDQWNKGQ, from the coding sequence ATGGACAACCAGGAAATCATAGATCAATTAACAAAGGTATGTATCTGCAAAGGAGTTTCCAGACAAACAATAAAAAAGGCGATTTCAGAAGGTGCAGATACCGTTGAGAAAGTCTGGAGTAAAACCAATACTGGCAATGGCAGTTGCAAAGGAAAACGATGCGGCGAAAAAATTCAGCAGATTCTGGATCAATGGAATAAAGGCCAATAA
- a CDS encoding DUF6886 family protein, translated as MRLFHVSEEDSIDIFNPRIPERNDLDKSVGLVWAIDEQRLPNFLTPRNCPRITYHVGEKTSVKDKRVYFTTPDIKHVVIIESKWFEAMKNTSLFIYEFDPKDFELQDSIAGYYISKVRQIPIAKYIISDLFAALFERNVELRVVKNLWDISDRIKGTTLNWSICRMGYAQPRM; from the coding sequence ATGCGGCTATTTCATGTAAGTGAAGAAGATAGTATTGATATTTTTAATCCAAGAATTCCAGAAAGAAATGACTTAGATAAAAGTGTTGGCTTAGTATGGGCAATAGATGAACAGCGCCTACCAAATTTCCTGACACCAAGAAATTGTCCGAGAATAACATATCATGTTGGGGAGAAAACTTCAGTAAAAGACAAAAGAGTTTATTTTACAACACCAGATATTAAGCATGTTGTTATAATCGAAAGTAAATGGTTTGAAGCTATGAAAAATACCAGCCTATTCATATATGAGTTTGACCCGAAAGATTTTGAATTGCAGGATAGTATTGCAGGATATTATATATCTAAAGTGAGACAAATACCGATTGCTAAGTATATAATCAGTGATTTATTTGCAGCTTTATTTGAAAGAAATGTTGAACTACGAGTTGTAAAGAATCTATGGGATATTTCTGATAGAATTAAAGGAACGACATTAAATTGGTCAATATGTCGAATGGGGTATGCACAACCGAGAATGTGA
- a CDS encoding family 78 glycoside hydrolase catalytic domain yields the protein MNQINWNRSFIELEREIDPKIEQPAVYIRKKVEIEKPIRQASIWMTALGVYTGYMNGTRLGNQRLTPGYTDYHYRLQFQKYDVTELLNQGTNIISAIVGDGWYRGCIDIGSIRNTYGTKTKFFAILQLMYEDGSCEDIVTDESWKVTSHGALRENNLKTIERYDATMELENWMKPEYDDAGWKNGISSQYHGRLILQEGEQVLCHEHFVPTVRHTPDGNTVLDMGQNFAGHVKFKVTGKSGIMVTLTMGECLDEHGDFTMKNLVAEGAGSISGAVGQRLEYILKDGEQTYEPQFLISGFRYVLLENWPEEVKAENFEGIAVYSQIPFVGNFTCSNELVNKLVENVRWSQKSNFVDIPGDCPTRERSGWTADMSVFSKTACYISNPRKFLKKWLNDYVLEQSEDGNLPYVIPCAGKPPARRGCMGWSTAIANISEVLYQFYGEKEDLESVYDCVKRFVTFNENRAKKRNKLLFYKHGKHRKYIIETGFHYGEWLEPGHPMYQDFFKAMLCPDTEFTTAWFYTLVTQTAHMAEVLGKEDERKSYLELAENIKKAYDKEFLKNGRVKSKRQCRYVRPLAHGLLEGELAKQAAADLNERCIANDYRIGTGFHTTCKVLDVLSDYGYRDTAYGLLENVKQPGWLYAVTKGATTTWESWDGLTEEGKPVDSHNHFAPGAVVSWLFEYCAGIRPLEPGFGKIRIQPVPGGSFTYVNCNYNSIKGEIVSNWKIYDNKFQLHVVVPEGVTAEIIMPGQTKYCVKGGDYTYEESLSIW from the coding sequence ATGAATCAAATAAATTGGAATCGCTCCTTTATAGAACTTGAGCGAGAGATAGATCCCAAGATCGAGCAACCGGCTGTCTATATTAGAAAAAAAGTAGAAATAGAAAAGCCAATCCGGCAGGCTTCCATTTGGATGACAGCTCTTGGTGTATATACTGGATATATGAATGGGACGCGGCTTGGAAACCAAAGGCTTACTCCAGGTTACACCGATTATCATTATCGTCTTCAGTTTCAGAAATATGATGTAACAGAACTCTTAAATCAGGGAACGAATATTATTTCCGCAATAGTAGGAGACGGATGGTATCGGGGATGTATTGATATTGGGAGTATTCGAAATACATATGGAACGAAGACGAAGTTCTTTGCGATCCTTCAGCTTATGTATGAGGACGGAAGCTGTGAGGATATAGTGACGGATGAATCCTGGAAAGTTACCTCACATGGAGCCCTGCGGGAAAATAATTTAAAAACAATAGAACGCTATGATGCAACGATGGAATTGGAAAACTGGATGAAGCCTGAATACGATGATGCCGGGTGGAAGAATGGAATTTCCAGTCAATATCATGGTCGGCTGATACTTCAGGAGGGGGAACAGGTTCTTTGTCATGAGCATTTTGTCCCAACCGTACGGCATACACCAGATGGTAATACCGTGCTTGATATGGGTCAGAATTTTGCGGGTCATGTGAAATTTAAGGTCACAGGAAAATCAGGTATTATGGTAACGCTTACCATGGGAGAATGTCTGGATGAACATGGAGATTTTACTATGAAAAATCTTGTGGCAGAAGGTGCCGGCAGCATAAGCGGAGCGGTAGGACAGCGTCTGGAATATATCTTAAAAGATGGAGAACAGACTTATGAACCGCAGTTTTTAATCAGCGGATTCCGGTATGTTCTTCTGGAAAACTGGCCAGAAGAAGTGAAGGCAGAGAATTTTGAGGGAATTGCGGTATACTCCCAGATTCCGTTTGTTGGAAATTTTACCTGTTCCAATGAATTAGTAAACAAACTGGTGGAAAATGTCAGATGGAGCCAAAAGAGCAATTTCGTAGATATTCCAGGAGATTGTCCAACAAGAGAACGCTCTGGCTGGACGGCAGATATGTCTGTTTTTTCCAAAACGGCATGCTATATCAGCAATCCAAGAAAATTTCTGAAAAAATGGCTGAATGATTATGTGTTGGAACAGTCTGAAGATGGGAACCTTCCCTATGTGATTCCTTGTGCGGGAAAACCGCCGGCGCGAAGAGGCTGTATGGGCTGGTCGACAGCAATTGCTAATATTTCAGAGGTACTTTACCAGTTCTATGGAGAAAAGGAAGATTTAGAATCGGTATATGATTGCGTAAAACGTTTCGTAACATTTAATGAGAACCGCGCAAAAAAAAGAAACAAATTATTGTTCTATAAGCATGGAAAACATCGGAAATACATCATCGAAACAGGTTTCCATTATGGAGAATGGCTGGAACCCGGACATCCAATGTATCAGGATTTTTTTAAAGCAATGTTGTGTCCGGATACCGAGTTTACAACTGCATGGTTCTACACTCTGGTGACACAGACCGCTCATATGGCAGAGGTTCTTGGAAAAGAAGATGAAAGAAAATCTTATCTGGAGCTTGCTGAGAATATCAAAAAAGCATATGATAAAGAATTTTTGAAAAATGGCAGAGTGAAATCAAAGCGTCAATGCAGATATGTACGTCCCCTTGCTCATGGACTCCTAGAGGGTGAATTGGCGAAACAGGCAGCCGCTGACTTAAATGAAAGGTGCATTGCAAATGATTACCGCATTGGTACCGGTTTTCATACAACATGCAAGGTGCTGGATGTATTATCAGATTATGGCTATAGAGATACGGCATATGGATTGCTGGAGAATGTGAAACAGCCTGGATGGCTTTATGCGGTAACAAAGGGTGCAACCACAACCTGGGAAAGCTGGGATGGCTTAACCGAAGAAGGAAAACCGGTTGATTCCCACAATCATTTTGCCCCGGGAGCGGTGGTATCTTGGCTATTCGAATACTGCGCAGGAATCAGACCTCTGGAACCAGGATTTGGTAAAATAAGAATACAGCCTGTTCCTGGTGGCAGCTTTACCTATGTGAACTGCAATTATAACAGTATCAAGGGGGAAATTGTATCCAATTGGAAAATTTATGACAATAAATTTCAACTGCATGTTGTAGTACCAGAAGGAGTGACGGCTGAAATCATAATGCCAGGCCAAACCAAATACTGTGTTAAGGGAGGCGATTACACTTATGAAGAAAGCCTTTCCATATGGTGA
- a CDS encoding sulfurtransferase: MKKGILSPLLCMAMAASLLAGCAANSESKPADREKMAGEKETSDVKADPVDQKKVYVSPDWVQSVIDGNQKESSDYVILECAWGEEADNPAYTEGHIKGAYHMNTDDIESEEYWNIRTPEEIKKLMADYGITKDTTVICYGADGVNSADDRVAFTLLWAGVENVKCLDGGLEAWTKSGYAMEKGSNKPKANDKGFGTTVPAHPEYIITIEDVKEKLENDSNFKLVSIRSKAEFSGETSGYGYIDKAGEPKGAIWGHDTDDGSYNKEDGTTAGVDVVEGFLKESGASLDNELAFYCGTGWRATIPFLICYENGYSNAKLYDGGWFQWQMDDSLPVQVGDPEGGKCEYTTVGELSADKAKK, translated from the coding sequence ATGAAAAAAGGGATATTGAGTCCATTGCTTTGCATGGCTATGGCTGCATCACTGCTGGCAGGATGTGCAGCAAATTCTGAAAGTAAGCCTGCTGACAGGGAAAAGATGGCAGGAGAGAAAGAAACCTCTGATGTAAAAGCCGATCCGGTGGATCAAAAAAAAGTGTACGTATCGCCGGACTGGGTGCAGAGCGTGATTGACGGGAATCAGAAAGAGTCCTCAGATTATGTGATTCTGGAATGTGCATGGGGTGAGGAAGCAGATAATCCTGCATACACAGAAGGGCATATCAAAGGCGCTTATCATATGAATACAGATGATATAGAATCTGAAGAGTACTGGAACATCCGCACACCGGAGGAAATTAAAAAGCTGATGGCTGATTACGGAATAACAAAGGATACTACTGTAATCTGCTATGGAGCCGATGGAGTAAACTCTGCGGATGACAGAGTTGCATTCACGCTGCTCTGGGCAGGGGTGGAAAATGTAAAATGCTTAGACGGCGGGTTAGAGGCCTGGACAAAGTCCGGATATGCCATGGAAAAAGGCAGCAATAAGCCCAAGGCCAATGACAAGGGTTTTGGAACAACCGTTCCTGCTCATCCGGAATATATTATCACTATTGAGGATGTCAAAGAGAAGCTTGAAAATGACAGCAATTTCAAATTAGTGAGCATCAGAAGCAAGGCGGAGTTTTCAGGAGAGACCAGCGGATACGGATATATTGACAAGGCAGGAGAACCAAAGGGTGCGATTTGGGGACATGATACAGACGACGGGTCTTATAACAAGGAAGATGGAACAACGGCCGGTGTGGATGTGGTGGAAGGATTTTTAAAAGAATCCGGGGCCTCCCTTGACAATGAACTGGCATTTTACTGCGGTACAGGCTGGAGAGCCACCATCCCATTCCTGATCTGCTATGAAAACGGCTATTCCAATGCAAAGCTTTATGATGGAGGCTGGTTCCAGTGGCAGATGGATGACAGCCTTCCGGTACAGGTGGGTGATCCTGAAGGCGGTAAATGCGAATACACCACCGTAGGGGAGCTTTCTGCGGATAAAGCAAAAAAATAA
- the lpdA gene encoding dihydrolipoyl dehydrogenase, which produces MIIKMPAIPGGKMSKVGKINVNAGDKVDAGVILVQVETAKGNRPVKAVSEGTVCKILCEEGAEIAPGAPMFEITEYQADEKPAKEDFNDMTQTGTTQLSADLLIIGGGPGGYVAAIYAAKNGRTVTLVEKSQLGGTCLNVGCIPTKALVKSAEICHSVNNASVFGVEIDGNIRVNMKKVIDRKDQVKNKLVSGIDYLMNKNNINVISGQASFMDQHTVAVTGNESCIIKAKDIIIATGSKISKPPIPGMDLPFVRNSTTALSDTELPKSIAIIGGGVIGMEFAFLYRNLGVDVHVIEFMDRILTMVDHEISSEMQAIAEDAGIKIHTCSKVLKIQSSMNGTAVTSYEDKNGEHLLVSDKVLVAIGREPDLEGLSLELSGVLLNSRGRGIEVNSAMRTNIDHIYAIGDVTDKIQLAHVASHQGMVAVDNLLGKHTAMDYSAVPNVIFTTPEIASVGINEDEARAKGLNISIGRFSFEGNGKALTMNEPRGFIKLLKDNESQKIIGGSIIGPDASSLISTLTLAIANGFTEKQITETIFSHPTTSEVIHEAALDFGIGALHQ; this is translated from the coding sequence ATGATTATAAAGATGCCGGCTATTCCAGGCGGAAAAATGAGTAAAGTAGGGAAAATAAATGTAAACGCAGGGGATAAAGTAGATGCCGGCGTCATTCTGGTGCAGGTGGAAACAGCAAAGGGGAACCGCCCGGTAAAAGCAGTTTCGGAAGGTACGGTATGTAAAATATTATGTGAAGAAGGTGCCGAAATTGCTCCCGGTGCCCCCATGTTTGAAATTACAGAATATCAGGCTGATGAAAAACCAGCAAAAGAAGATTTTAATGACATGACACAAACAGGTACCACACAGCTTTCCGCGGATTTACTTATCATCGGCGGAGGCCCCGGGGGATATGTGGCAGCCATATATGCGGCTAAGAACGGACGAACGGTAACTCTGGTGGAAAAATCCCAGTTAGGCGGAACTTGCCTGAACGTTGGCTGCATTCCTACAAAGGCGCTTGTAAAATCTGCAGAAATTTGCCACAGCGTAAACAATGCATCTGTTTTTGGTGTTGAAATTGACGGCAATATAAGGGTTAATATGAAGAAGGTCATAGATCGCAAGGATCAGGTAAAGAACAAACTTGTTTCCGGTATTGACTATCTTATGAATAAAAATAATATCAATGTAATTTCCGGCCAGGCTTCTTTTATGGATCAGCATACCGTTGCTGTGACTGGAAATGAAAGCTGTATAATAAAGGCAAAGGATATTATAATAGCAACAGGGTCTAAGATTTCAAAACCGCCGATCCCGGGCATGGATCTGCCTTTTGTGCGGAACAGCACCACTGCATTGTCCGATACGGAACTGCCAAAATCCATTGCAATTATCGGCGGCGGGGTCATTGGTATGGAATTCGCATTTCTCTACAGAAACTTAGGCGTTGATGTACATGTCATTGAATTTATGGACCGGATCTTAACCATGGTAGACCATGAGATATCCAGTGAAATGCAGGCGATTGCAGAAGATGCCGGGATTAAAATCCATACCTGTTCAAAAGTCCTGAAAATCCAAAGCTCCATGAATGGCACGGCAGTCACTTCTTATGAGGATAAAAATGGGGAGCACCTGCTGGTAAGCGATAAGGTTTTGGTTGCCATCGGGAGAGAGCCTGATTTGGAAGGATTATCCCTTGAGCTCAGCGGGGTTTTATTAAACAGCAGGGGAAGGGGCATTGAAGTAAATTCTGCCATGCGCACAAATATTGACCATATATATGCAATCGGCGACGTTACCGATAAGATCCAGCTGGCCCACGTAGCTTCCCATCAGGGTATGGTAGCCGTAGACAACCTATTAGGGAAACACACAGCAATGGATTACTCTGCCGTTCCCAATGTTATATTTACTACCCCGGAAATAGCAAGCGTGGGCATAAATGAGGACGAGGCAAGGGCAAAAGGCCTGAACATCTCCATCGGCAGATTTTCATTTGAAGGAAATGGAAAAGCCTTAACAATGAATGAGCCCCGAGGTTTTATCAAGCTGTTAAAAGACAATGAATCTCAAAAGATAATAGGCGGATCTATCATTGGCCCGGATGCTTCCTCCTTAATAAGTACATTGACATTGGCAATCGCAAATGGATTTACAGAAAAACAAATAACGGAAACAATATTTTCACACCCAACAACCAGCGAGGTGATACATGAAGCTGCACTGGATTTTGGAATCGGAGCTTTGCACCAGTAA